A window of Hymenobacter siberiensis genomic DNA:
GGTGCCGAGGCGCTTGAGGCTGTCCTCGCATTCCTTGATGATGCTGTCGCGGCCGGCGAACTTGTACACGTCAACGTCCTGGCCGTTGTTGTCCTTGGTTTTCATGGCGAAGTCGCCCTTGGCCAAATCCCAGCGCATGCCGAATTTGGTGAGAATCTGCACCTTGTCGCGCGGCAGGGTTTTGATGGCTTCGCCCACAATCTGCTCGCTCAGGCCCATGCCGTATATCGGCGCGGTGTCGATGCTGGTCACGCCCAGCTCGTAGCTGGCGTGGATGGCACCCACGGCGTCGTTCTGCTCGGTACCGCCCCACATCCAGCCACCGGCCGCCCAGCTGCCAAAGGTGATGCGCGAAACGGAAACGTCGGAGGAGCCTAATTTTTGATATTCCATGAGCAATTGAAGTTTGTTGAAAGGGAAAAGGCCGCGTTGGGGCCGGGGTTGTTAACCGGGGTTTTGGGCGGAAGGTTATGTGAGGAGGAAAGGCTGCTTATTGGCTCCAGCCTTTCCTCCGAAACTTTTCGCCGCTCCCGTTTCTTGTAGTTTCTTCCATTGCCATCAGAAAAACCCTAAGATATGAAAGTTGAAATCTGGTCCGACGTCGTTTGCCCGTTCTGCTACATCGGCAAGCGCAAGTTTGAGAATGCCCTAAAAGACTTCGCGCACCGCGACGAAGTGGAAGTGGTGTGGCATAGCTTCCAGCTCACGCCCGATTTTCAGCCTATTCCCGGCGAAAGCATCCACGAGTCATTGGCTAAGAAAAAGGGTGTTTCGGTGGAGGAAGGCCGTAAAATGAACGACTATATGGCGGAGGCCGCCAAGGAAGTCGGCCTCAATTATCAGTTCGAAAAAACCATTCCGGCCAATACGTTCCTGGCCCACCAGCTCATTCATCTCGGCGCGCACCATGGCCGGCAGGATGCCACCAAGGAGCGTCTCATGGCTGCCTACTACCTCGAAGGCCAGAACATCGGCGACCTCGACAACCTGGTGAAGCTTGGCACCGAAGTGGGCCTCGATGCCACCGAAAGCCGCGCCGCCCTCACGGCCGGCACCTACGCCGAAGCCGTGCGCCTCGACGAGTACCACGCCCAGCAAATTGGCGTGCGCGGCGTGCCATTCTTCGTGTTCGAGGATAAATACGCCGTGTCAGGAGCCCAGCCCAGCGAGTTGTTCGGCGAGGTGCTGGCAAAGGTGTACGACGAGTTCAAGCCCGCCAAACCCGCCCTGACCATGGTGGCCGACGGCGACACCTGCGGCCCCGAGGGCTGCGAGATATAAGCGCGTTTTAGCACAGAAGAGAGGACGTTAAAGAACGAAGCTGTTTAGAAAGTCCCCGAACGGTCATGCAGAGCGGAGTCGAAGCGTGACCGTTTGAGTACCTTTTATGACTTTCTAAACAACTCCAACGTCATGCTTCGACTCCGCTCAGCATGACGTTCTTTTTTTTATAACCTTAAAGGTTAGCTCAACTCCGCCGCATGGGGATGTGCGGAATGCCGTCTTCCACGTACATCGGCCCGCACTGCTCGTAGCCGAACTCATTATAAAACCGCTCGAGGTGCTGCTGCGCGCCAATTTTATTGGGTTGAGGCCCGAAGAGTGCATCGGAATGCGCCAGGGCCTGCCGCATCAACTCGCGGCCCAGGCTGTAGCGCCGAAACGGCTGGGCCACGATGACGCGCCCGATGCTGGCTTCCTCGTAGCACTTGCCAGCGTCGAATAGGCGAGCGTAGGCGGCCAGCTCGCCGGCTTCGTTGTAGCCCAGCAGGTGGTGGGCATCCATGTCCTGGCGGTCAATATCCTGAAAAACACAGTTTTGCTCTACCACAAACACCTCCGAGCGCAGGCGCAGCAGGTCGTAGAGAATGAGGGAGGGTAATGATTCGAAGGGTAGGCAATGCCAGCGAATGGTCATAAGGCAACGTTAGTTTTTGGGCATTTTCTCCACGTCCGGCAACGTCAGCACCCGGTACGGAATGCCCAAATTAGCGGCATTCTGCTCAACGGTGGTGGGGAAGCCGGCTTTTTTTCGGCGCTCGTTCACGCCCGCCGCATCCCGGATGGGCCATACGAAGGGCCGTTGGGCCTCGCGCCGGCCGGTGGCGGGGTTCAGCACGGTGTAGCCCATCGCCTGGGTACCGTACTGCTGTTCCTTGCCGGCGCGCATGAGCTGGCGGTCCAGCATCTGGGCGTAGAGGTAGAAGGGCAATTCGCCTTTGTCGGCCGCTTTTTGGATGAGCGGCAGGTAGTGGGCTATGTCGGGCGAGTGCTGGATGACGTACCACGCGGCCTCGTTGGCGGGCGTGCCCACCAGCGTTTTGCCGGGGTAGCCGTACTGCTTCAAAATTGCCTTCATTCGCCCCAGATTGGTCGAGTCGGTGCGCAGCATCTGGCCCGGAATGTAAGTCGGCAGGCTTTCGCGCGTCACGCTCAGCGCCCGGGCCAGCGAGTCGGACCGCTGGTTGATGCGCGGGTCAAACAGCATGCTCCGCCAGCGCTGGTCCACGGTGTAGATGCTATCGAGCTCGTGCTTCAGGCGCGGGTTTTTGGGTGTTTGGGCGGTGGCGAGTAGCGGCAGTAGCAGAACAGCGAAGAATAGGGATTTCATGGGTTAGAATAGTATAGCGTGGCGGTTTTCGCCCTCCGCGTGCACCTGACCCCCTGCCCCCCTCTTTTTTGGAGAGGGGGGCAGGGGGTCAGGTTAACCGCTACGCCGCCACCGCCTCCTCGCTGCCCAGCTCGCTCAGCACACGCTTGGCCTCCTGAATGGAGCGTACTTCCTCAAACGTCACAATCAGTTGCGCCTTGTGCTCCTTGAGCTTGGCAGTGCGCGGGTGCGTTTGCACGTAGTTGAGGATGGTGCCGAACTGCTCGCCCTGGAAATAGGCCTTGTGGTCGTCGTCGGCGGGCAGGTAGCCTTTCAGCGTGTCGCGCTTGAGCGTGATTTTGTGGAAGCCCACTTTGCAGGCCTGCCAGCGCAGGCGCACAATGTCGGCCAGCTGCTCCACCTCGGGGGGCAGCGGGCCGAAGCGGTCCACCATGCTGGCCAGCAGCTTGCGCAGCTCCTCCGGCTTCTGGGCACGGTCGAGCTTGGCGTAAAGCTGCAGGCGCTCCGACACATTGCTCACGTACTTTTCGGGAATGAGCACCTGCTGGTCGGTCTCCACGTTGCACTCGTGGCTGCGGCCCGCGCCGGCCGCCAGCTGCAGGCGCTGCTGCGAGTTGGCATCGCCCAGGAACAGGTCACGGAATTCGGTTTCCTTCAATTCCTGCACGGCCTCGTCCAGAATCTGGTGGTAGGTTTCGTAGCCCAAATCATTGATAAAGCCCGATTGCTCGCCGCCCAGCAGGTTGCCCGCGCCGCGAATGTCGAGGTCGCGCATGGCCACGTTAAAGCCTGCGCCGAGGTCCGAAAACTCCTCCAGCGTGCTCAGCCGCTTGCGGGCATCGGCTGGCAGCAGGGCCACCGGCGGCGTGAGTAAGTAGCAGTAGGCCTTGCGGTTGGAGCGGCCCACGCGGCCGCGCATCTGGTGCAGGTCGCTCAGGCCGGCCAGGTGGGCGCGGTTGATGATGATGGTATTAGCATTGGGAATGTCGAGGCCCGATTCGATGATGTTGGTTGAAACCAGCACGTCGTACTCGCCCTCCACGAACTTCATCATGCGCTTTTCCAGCATTTCGCCGTCCATCTGCCCATGGGCGAAGGTGATTTTTGCATCCGGCACCAACCGCAGAATCGTAGCGGCCATTTCCTCAATATCCTTCACCCGGTTATGCACAAAAAACACCTGGCCGCCGCGCTTCAATTCCCGCGCCACCGCGTCACGAATCAATATCTCGTCATACACGTGCAGCTCCGTATTCACCGGCTGCCGGTTGGGCGGGGGCGTGGCAATCACGCTCAAATCGCGCGCCCCCATCAGCGAGAAGTGCAGCGTGCGCGGAATGGGCGTGGCCGAAAGCGTGAGCGTATCCACGTTCACCTTCAATTCCTTGAGTTTATCCTTGGTCTTGACGCCGAATTTCTGCTCTTCGTCAATAATTAAAATTCCGAGGTCTTTAAATTTAATATCCTTATTCGTAAGCCGGTGCGTGCCGATGAGAATGTCGGTTTTGCCCTCGGCCACGCGCCCCAGGGTTTCCTTAATCTGCTTCGTCGACTTAAACCGGTTGATGTATTCCACCGTCACGGGCAGCGTGGCCAGCCGGTCGCGGAAAGTCTTATAGTGCTGCATGGCCAGAATGGTGGTGGGCACCAGCACGGCCGCCTGCTTGCCATCGGCCACGGCCTTGAACGCCGCCCGAATGGCTATTTCCGTTTTGCCAAAGCCCACGTCGCCGCAAATCAGCCGGTCCATTGGGTGGGGCTGCTGCATGTCATTTTTCACGTCCTCGGTAGCCTTGGCCTGGTCGGGCGTGTCCTCGTAAATGAAGCTCGATTCCAGCTCGGCCTGCAAAAATCCGTCAATGGAAAAGGCAAAGCCCGGCGCGGTTTTGCGCTTGGCATACAGCCGGATAAGGTCGGCCGCAATGTCCTTCACCTTCTTCTTCACCGACTTCTTCTTGTTCTCCCACTCCGGCGAGCCCAGCTTGCTCATGGTGGGCGGCGAACCCTCCGCGCCGCTGTATTTTGCAATCTTATGCAGCGAGTGAATGCTCACCGTCAGCAAGTCATCATCCCGATAAACCAGCCGAATGGCCTCCTGAATCTGCCCGTTTATCTCCACCTGCGTGAGGCCCGCAAAGCGCGCAATGCCGTAGTCTTGGTGCGTCACATAATCACCGGGTTGCAGCGTTTTTAATTCGCGCAGGGTCAGGGCTTTTTTCTTCGAGAATTTGCGCGCTTCCTGCGCCCGGTAATACCGCTCGAATAATTGGTGGTCGGTATAAACGGCTAACTCAAGCTGCTCATCAATAAAGCCTTCGCGCAGCGCCAGC
This region includes:
- the mfd gene encoding transcription-repair coupling factor — translated: MQVADFLRLYRLSPELQVLAARLRDAVKPDADRPRLHLRGLVGSQDAVVVAAVAQPQHPHVFILHDKDEAAYFLADLQHLLPEGPEVLLFPSSYKRPYQFDETENANVLMRAEALNRINTTRAAGTGNSVFIVTYPEALTEKVINRQSLVKNTFNAKVGDKLDVNFLGELLGEYDFEKTDFVYEAGQYAVRGGIVDVFSYANELPFRLELFGDEIESIRTFNPETQLSVDTKATISIIPNVQTKMLTETREAFLEFLPRTACIWAKDVRQTLDVVTELFEKAEANFQQMLSESGGMQIVSKPGDLFESGKSFKKLFDEFAVVEFGKRFHFKNADTFQFTAKPQPSFNKEFERMVKNIKENQHRNFTTIITADTVRQADRLRTIFDELDNNVQFQHLLLALREGFIDEQLELAVYTDHQLFERYYRAQEARKFSKKKALTLRELKTLQPGDYVTHQDYGIARFAGLTQVEINGQIQEAIRLVYRDDDLLTVSIHSLHKIAKYSGAEGSPPTMSKLGSPEWENKKKSVKKKVKDIAADLIRLYAKRKTAPGFAFSIDGFLQAELESSFIYEDTPDQAKATEDVKNDMQQPHPMDRLICGDVGFGKTEIAIRAAFKAVADGKQAAVLVPTTILAMQHYKTFRDRLATLPVTVEYINRFKSTKQIKETLGRVAEGKTDILIGTHRLTNKDIKFKDLGILIIDEEQKFGVKTKDKLKELKVNVDTLTLSATPIPRTLHFSLMGARDLSVIATPPPNRQPVNTELHVYDEILIRDAVARELKRGGQVFFVHNRVKDIEEMAATILRLVPDAKITFAHGQMDGEMLEKRMMKFVEGEYDVLVSTNIIESGLDIPNANTIIINRAHLAGLSDLHQMRGRVGRSNRKAYCYLLTPPVALLPADARKRLSTLEEFSDLGAGFNVAMRDLDIRGAGNLLGGEQSGFINDLGYETYHQILDEAVQELKETEFRDLFLGDANSQQRLQLAAGAGRSHECNVETDQQVLIPEKYVSNVSERLQLYAKLDRAQKPEELRKLLASMVDRFGPLPPEVEQLADIVRLRWQACKVGFHKITLKRDTLKGYLPADDDHKAYFQGEQFGTILNYVQTHPRTAKLKEHKAQLIVTFEEVRSIQEAKRVLSELGSEEAVAA
- a CDS encoding DsbA family oxidoreductase, with the translated sequence MKVEIWSDVVCPFCYIGKRKFENALKDFAHRDEVEVVWHSFQLTPDFQPIPGESIHESLAKKKGVSVEEGRKMNDYMAEAAKEVGLNYQFEKTIPANTFLAHQLIHLGAHHGRQDATKERLMAAYYLEGQNIGDLDNLVKLGTEVGLDATESRAALTAGTYAEAVRLDEYHAQQIGVRGVPFFVFEDKYAVSGAQPSELFGEVLAKVYDEFKPAKPALTMVADGDTCGPEGCEI
- a CDS encoding DUF6624 domain-containing protein, coding for MKSLFFAVLLLPLLATAQTPKNPRLKHELDSIYTVDQRWRSMLFDPRINQRSDSLARALSVTRESLPTYIPGQMLRTDSTNLGRMKAILKQYGYPGKTLVGTPANEAAWYVIQHSPDIAHYLPLIQKAADKGELPFYLYAQMLDRQLMRAGKEQQYGTQAMGYTVLNPATGRREAQRPFVWPIRDAAGVNERRKKAGFPTTVEQNAANLGIPYRVLTLPDVEKMPKN
- a CDS encoding GNAT family N-acetyltransferase, which encodes MTIRWHCLPFESLPSLILYDLLRLRSEVFVVEQNCVFQDIDRQDMDAHHLLGYNEAGELAAYARLFDAGKCYEEASIGRVIVAQPFRRYSLGRELMRQALAHSDALFGPQPNKIGAQQHLERFYNEFGYEQCGPMYVEDGIPHIPMRRS